A genomic segment from Agelaius phoeniceus isolate bAgePho1 chromosome 2, bAgePho1.hap1, whole genome shotgun sequence encodes:
- the MMP7 gene encoding matrilysin, which produces MHYLLLCALIFLPETPAFPLQPRSEPWSIIDLEKVKRYLDKFFPILSKTQNLSIEERIKEMQKFFHLTVTGKLDKETEGIMTMPRCGMPDVADYQTFPGTPRWKKTHLTYKILSYTQDLPKRKVDDAIRRALMVWSDVTPLQFQRVDRGTADIEIRFARREHGDGSPFDGRGGTLAHAFAPGDGIGGDAHFDDDEKWSDVNQDVNLFLVAAHEFGHSLGLAHSNVRGALMYPLYSYQNPQTFRLPADDRRGIQKLYGKKPSNS; this is translated from the exons ATGCACTACCTCCTGCTTTGTGCTCTCATCTTCCTGCCTGAGACTCCTGCTTTTCCACTGCAACCAAGATCAGAACCATGGAGCATCATAGACCTTGAGAAAGTAAAG aGATATCTCGATAAATTCTTTCCAATTTTGTCAAAAACACAAAACCTAAGCATAGAAGAAAGGATTAAAGAAATGCAGAAGTTTTTCCACCTGACTGTAACTGGCAAACTAGACAAAGAAACAGAAGGAATAATGACAATGCCCAGATGTGGTATGCCTGATGTAGCAGACTACCAAACATTTCCTGGAACTCCAAGATGGAAAAAGACACATTTAACTTACAA GATTCTCAGTTATACCCAGGACCTACCCAAACGGAAAGTGGATGATGCAATTAGAAGGGCCTTGATGGTATGGAGTGATGTGACTCCACTGCAATTCCAAAGAGTTGACAGGGGCACAGCAGACATTGAGATTAGATTTGCACGTCGTG AGCATGGTGATGGATCTCCATTCGATGGAAGAGGTGGCACACTGGCCCATGCATTCGCACCTGGAGATGGGATTGGTGGAGATGCTCATTTTGATGATGATGAAAAATGGTCAGATGTCAATCAAG ATGTCAATTTGTTCCTCGTTGCTGCTCATGAATTTGGCCATTCTTTGGGACTTGCTCACTCCAATGTCCGTGGAGCTCTGATGTACCCTCTCTACTCATATCAGAACCCACAAACCTTCAGACTTCCAGCAGATGACAGGAGAGGAATTCAGAAGTTATATG ggaaaaagCCATCAAACTCTTGA